A genomic window from Gossypium hirsutum isolate 1008001.06 chromosome D12, Gossypium_hirsutum_v2.1, whole genome shotgun sequence includes:
- the LOC121224386 gene encoding heavy metal-associated isoprenylated plant protein 12 isoform X2, protein MKKVVLKLDFHDNKCRQKAMKTASGLSGVESVALDKDQKLTLTGDVDPVVAVRKLRKVCYTEIVSVGPAKEPEKKKDEPKKDEPKKPADTSKDPPKGAVVQYVYHPSMPQYYPPVPDYYSYGKSVEEDPAGCVIC, encoded by the exons ATGAAG AAAGTGGTGCTGAAATTGGATTTTCACGACAACAAATGCAGACAGAAAGCCATGAAAACAGCCTCTGGTCTTTCAG GGGTTGAATCAGTTGCCCTGGACAAGGACCAAAAACTCACACTCACGGGAGACGTTGATCCAGTCGTGGCAGTAAGGAAACTAAGGAAGGTATGTTACACTGAAATAGTCTCGGTCGGACCGGCGAAAGAGCCggagaagaagaaagatgagcccAAGAAAGACGAACCGAAAAAACCGGCGGATACGAGCAAAGATCCGCCCAAAGGCGCGGTGGTACAGTACGTTTATCACCCCTCAATGCCCCAGTACTACCCGCCGGTACCCGATTATTACAGTTACGGTAAAAGTGTGGAGGAAGATCCGGCTGGTTGTGTTATCTGCTAA
- the LOC107947322 gene encoding heavy metal-associated isoprenylated plant protein 12 encodes MKKVVLKLYLHNEKCKQKAMKIASGLSGVESVSIDKDHKLTVTGDVDPVKAAQKLGKLCHTEIVSVGPAKEPEKKKEESKKEEPKKPDSKKEDTVTYPYPMICHPLTAQYYTPAPNYYACCAPVEEYSPGCVIS; translated from the exons ATGAAG aAAGTGGTGTTGAAATTGTATTTACACAACGAGAAATGCAAACAGAAAGCCATGAAGATAGCCTCTGGGCTTTCAG gGGTTGAGTCGGTTTCAATAGACAAGGACCACAAATTGACAGTAACGGGAGATGTGGATCCAGTTAAGGCAGCGCAGAAATTAGGCAAGTTATGCCATACTGAAATAGTTTCGGTGGGACCGGCAAAAGAGCcggagaagaaaaaagaagagtcCAAGAAAGAGGAACCAAAGAAACCAGATTCTAAGAAAGAAGATACAGTAACGTACCCGTATCCAATGATATGCCACCCATTAACAGCACAATACTACACTCCGGCACCCAATTATTATGCTTGTTGTGCACCTGTTGAGGAATATTCACCTGGTTGCGTTATTTCctaa